The following proteins are encoded in a genomic region of Paenibacillus sp. FSL R7-0273:
- the sigK gene encoding RNA polymerase sporulation sigma factor SigK gives MNRKLTSHRVHNLKKFDNTGEDMEDLISIGTIGLIKAIESYRPNKGTKLATFAARCIENEILMHLRSLKKTRKDVSLHDPIGTDKEGNEITLIDILGSETDDVIKEVDLKIEKSKIYRNLDILDEREKEVVVGRFGLDTGGEERTQREIAKDLGISRSYVSRIEKRALMKLYHEFYKVKR, from the coding sequence ATGAATCGCAAATTGACATCGCATCGTGTCCACAACCTCAAAAAATTCGACAATACAGGCGAAGATATGGAGGATTTGATCTCCATTGGCACCATCGGATTGATCAAAGCCATTGAGAGCTACCGCCCAAACAAGGGAACTAAGCTAGCCACATTCGCGGCCCGATGTATCGAGAATGAGATATTGATGCACCTCCGCTCGCTGAAAAAAACACGGAAAGACGTGTCTCTCCATGATCCGATTGGTACGGACAAGGAGGGGAACGAGATTACCCTGATTGATATCCTCGGTTCGGAGACGGATGATGTGATTAAAGAGGTGGATCTGAAGATTGAAAAGAGCAAGATATATCGGAACCTTGATATTCTGGACGAAAGGGAGAAGGAAGTCGTGGTAGGGCGGTTTGGGTTGGACACTGGCGGGGAAGAGCGGACACAGCGGGAGATTGCGAAGGATCTGGGGATTTCGCGGAGTTATGTGTCGCGGATAGAGAAAAGGGCGCTGATGAAGCTGTATCATGAGTTTTATAAGGTGAAGCGGTGA
- a CDS encoding DNRLRE domain-containing protein, producing MSASTEAEPADPADPASVTETVYQRTPVPGKPSPSLELKDKRTSNTKTYQLSEETYETLISTEALHFQDRNGEWQDISLLLTDEEDIEEQLSEPLSKDALPELQLPLTTDSAARSSVNRIAASLPQDAYRALQVPFDIKINKQFTKGYTIGKGDDRLSFVPIGANASKAEPLVSEDGSSVIRYVSAWEATYVDLQLIPDGIKETIVLTSPSAPATFSYEVTSGIDENLIQGDLRIEPAWLIDDTGVFRDVPQTVRTEGGKTYLDLKPDLSNLTYPVRIDPTVVLRSTNNQTKDTTVNAHEPNRNYDDAARLYTGKDVNGNHFRSLVQFDLSQIPEGEYRVIDAYLTLYQTAENEYNNNTKVNLQRITNVWEENTVTWNTQPGYAANAEGEPYATSAVVGEGAQAFYIKELAEEWLNGLHPNYGVELHADAVGAPNVKKYVSADTSAQALHPALTLQYTLPDQTWSGTTSSADSLTSFNQKKIDYTSDGYKWMLVRDGSDFRLDGMKPEDNVWFHTSAIELNAANGSMMIDQDNALHLAYKSLDGPVNYVRGTYNAVTHRWEFGTPVAVNTDSSVNYPDLVAHRAVSGGGWNVHIVSSKHNAATNNALYNRIDITSAGKVGTPSTATVLDSGTLGVPTWPSIDFQHTSASVSNGKAVKDGTPHLYVAWNAGGAGDGLGIRYKQASYSGGGWSWNAEQPVDENQYTLTDRDWFLSVYDGSRSVVFGSLRNIADQQNLLVYTMQAPTRVLNLFKGSVPEGKQALYGSGSYDAQGNLYFTGRSGSTGDFVFFKWNRAAGTLSLPELAVPRNGTAYATMKRGDSYSKIELATTNQSGEDASLFDIEHKISLDTIERKFTQYSYDSASRLKYIYLQSGDGIDFTYDAAGNLTRRQLDEQPDTNGTNLLINGSYEVTEQTPGVPPEQTDPNYGWKTYTEPGSSADFQHVDQPVSRGNKAYKLQMSEMPVYKSSFVYQTIGVNDNQPFRLSGKIYKEALNQASAVLAVEFLTEDLAVLGSYEQESTDASSSYETLLKQGRIPKGTVYAKVYVKVKALGDQASGTIYADQIKLEYVDGNLLNNPGLERTKDDTIVQWTTSIGRVVSATITADSDAYEGSKALKIAATDIPTAAYAYIHQTKGIGAGETYSLSAAFKATELTNARGVMVVQLLDQNGGQLEWKEVTSNTVGSYQTLSVNGTAPAGAVYINVYIGIKGAGGGGQGTVYWDKARLEINQP from the coding sequence GTGTCTGCTTCAACTGAGGCAGAGCCCGCTGACCCCGCTGACCCCGCCTCAGTTACTGAGACAGTGTATCAAAGAACACCGGTTCCCGGTAAGCCTTCACCCTCGCTTGAACTGAAAGACAAACGTACCTCTAATACCAAGACCTATCAGCTTTCCGAAGAAACCTATGAAACCCTTATCAGCACGGAAGCCCTTCATTTTCAAGACCGCAATGGCGAATGGCAGGATATCTCTTTATTGCTCACTGACGAAGAAGACATTGAGGAACAATTAAGCGAGCCGCTGTCCAAAGATGCTCTGCCTGAGCTACAGCTGCCTTTGACTACAGACTCTGCTGCCCGATCAAGTGTAAACCGAATTGCAGCAAGTCTCCCCCAAGATGCTTACCGTGCCTTGCAAGTTCCTTTTGATATTAAAATCAATAAACAGTTCACAAAAGGATACACGATTGGCAAAGGGGACGATCGCCTGTCCTTCGTACCAATAGGTGCTAACGCTTCAAAGGCGGAGCCGTTAGTAAGTGAAGACGGCAGCTCCGTTATCCGGTACGTATCTGCCTGGGAAGCCACTTATGTAGATCTCCAGCTGATTCCTGACGGCATCAAAGAAACCATTGTTCTTACTTCACCATCCGCACCAGCAACGTTCAGTTATGAGGTTACTTCGGGAATCGATGAAAATTTGATTCAGGGAGACCTGCGAATTGAACCGGCTTGGCTTATAGACGATACAGGCGTTTTTCGTGACGTTCCGCAAACAGTACGGACAGAAGGCGGTAAAACTTATCTCGACTTAAAACCGGACCTCAGCAATTTAACTTACCCCGTGCGGATCGATCCGACAGTAGTTCTGCGGTCTACCAACAATCAGACCAAAGACACAACTGTTAATGCTCACGAACCAAACCGGAATTATGATGATGCTGCCCGGCTATACACGGGTAAAGATGTCAACGGAAACCACTTCCGCTCTCTGGTTCAGTTTGATCTGAGCCAAATTCCTGAGGGAGAATACCGCGTCATTGATGCCTATCTTACACTCTATCAAACAGCTGAAAATGAATATAACAACAATACAAAAGTAAATCTTCAACGGATAACGAATGTGTGGGAAGAAAACACCGTCACATGGAATACACAGCCTGGTTATGCAGCTAATGCAGAAGGTGAGCCTTACGCTACTTCTGCCGTTGTTGGAGAAGGTGCACAGGCCTTTTACATCAAGGAGCTGGCAGAAGAATGGCTGAACGGGCTTCATCCAAACTATGGTGTAGAGCTGCATGCAGATGCAGTTGGAGCACCGAATGTCAAAAAATACGTTTCAGCCGATACAAGCGCACAGGCGCTGCATCCGGCGCTGACCTTGCAGTACACACTGCCGGATCAGACCTGGAGTGGAACAACATCCAGTGCAGATTCCTTGACATCCTTTAATCAGAAAAAAATAGACTATACCTCCGACGGATATAAATGGATGCTGGTCCGTGACGGCAGTGACTTCCGTCTGGACGGGATGAAGCCGGAGGATAATGTATGGTTTCATACCAGTGCTATAGAACTGAATGCAGCCAATGGCTCCATGATGATTGACCAGGATAATGCTCTGCATTTAGCTTATAAATCGCTGGATGGGCCGGTCAACTATGTGCGGGGAACCTACAACGCCGTTACCCACCGCTGGGAATTTGGCACTCCAGTGGCGGTTAATACGGACTCTTCAGTAAACTATCCGGATCTCGTGGCGCATCGTGCTGTCTCAGGCGGGGGATGGAACGTTCATATTGTCAGCTCCAAACACAATGCAGCTACCAATAATGCACTTTACAACCGTATAGATATCACTTCAGCCGGAAAAGTCGGAACACCAAGTACGGCAACCGTGCTGGATAGCGGAACACTTGGAGTGCCTACATGGCCGTCCATTGATTTCCAGCATACTTCAGCTTCTGTAAGCAACGGTAAAGCCGTCAAGGACGGAACCCCACATTTATATGTTGCCTGGAATGCAGGAGGAGCAGGAGACGGACTTGGCATCCGCTACAAACAGGCGTCTTACAGCGGAGGGGGCTGGAGCTGGAATGCTGAACAGCCGGTGGATGAAAACCAATATACACTAACCGACCGTGACTGGTTCCTGAGCGTGTATGACGGCAGCCGGTCAGTAGTCTTCGGTTCGCTCCGTAATATTGCAGATCAGCAGAATCTGCTTGTGTATACTATGCAGGCTCCAACCAGAGTTTTGAATTTATTTAAAGGCTCGGTGCCTGAGGGCAAGCAGGCGCTTTACGGATCTGGCAGTTATGATGCGCAGGGAAACCTGTACTTTACAGGACGTTCAGGAAGTACCGGAGACTTTGTCTTCTTTAAATGGAACCGCGCTGCCGGTACATTATCCCTGCCGGAGCTGGCTGTACCCCGCAATGGAACAGCTTATGCAACGATGAAGCGCGGAGACAGCTACAGTAAGATTGAGCTTGCTACGACGAATCAATCTGGTGAAGATGCAAGCCTCTTTGACATCGAGCACAAGATTAGTCTGGATACTATTGAACGAAAGTTCACTCAGTATTCTTATGATTCCGCCTCAAGACTGAAATATATCTACCTTCAGAGCGGGGATGGCATTGATTTTACCTATGATGCAGCAGGGAATTTAACCAGACGTCAGCTGGACGAGCAGCCTGACACAAACGGAACGAACTTGCTGATCAACGGCAGCTACGAAGTAACGGAGCAGACACCGGGAGTACCTCCAGAACAAACAGACCCGAACTACGGCTGGAAGACGTATACAGAGCCGGGCAGCAGCGCGGATTTCCAGCATGTTGACCAGCCTGTCAGCCGGGGCAATAAAGCCTACAAGCTGCAGATGAGTGAAATGCCGGTCTATAAGAGCAGCTTTGTATATCAAACGATTGGTGTGAATGATAATCAGCCGTTCCGCTTAAGCGGAAAAATATATAAAGAAGCTTTAAACCAAGCCTCTGCAGTGCTGGCGGTGGAATTCCTGACAGAAGATCTCGCTGTACTGGGCAGCTATGAACAAGAATCCACGGATGCCTCTTCATCCTACGAAACCCTGTTGAAGCAGGGCCGGATTCCAAAAGGCACCGTGTACGCCAAAGTGTACGTTAAAGTAAAGGCTCTTGGAGATCAGGCTTCGGGCACCATTTACGCAGATCAGATCAAATTGGAATATGTAGACGGCAATCTGCTAAATAATCCGGGGCTGGAACGGACCAAGGACGATACTATCGTTCAATGGACCACTTCGATCGGCAGAGTGGTCAGTGCTACCATTACAGCCGATTCAGATGCCTATGAAGGCAGTAAGGCGTTGAAAATAGCTGCAACAGATATCCCGACAGCTGCCTATGCTTACATCCACCAAACAAAAGGTATTGGTGCAGGTGAGACCTATTCCTTAAGTGCAGCTTTTAAGGCAACGGAATTAACGAATGCAAGAGGAGTAATGGTTGTACAATTGTTGGATCAAAACGGCGGCCAGCTTGAGTGGAAGGAAGTAACAAGTAATACAGTAGGCAGTTACCAGACATTGTCGGTTAATGGAACAGCACCAGCTGGAGCCGTCTATATCAATGTTTATATAGGCATCAAGGGCGCCGGAGGCGGCGGCCAAGGAACGGTATATTGGGACAAAGCACGTTTGGAAATCAACCAACCATAA